A section of the Pseudomonas sp. FP453 genome encodes:
- a CDS encoding OFA family MFS transporter, producing MSTSTAAASTAAQPAFLSKERIIAKPGFNRWLVPPAALAIHLCIGMAYGFSVFWLPLSKALGVTKPLACAPDMSFIAQIFSSQCDWPISMLGWIYTLFFIFLGCSAAIWGGWLEHAGPRKAGVVSALCWCGGLLISALGIYTHQIWLMWIGSGVIGGIGLGLGYISPVSTLIKWFPDKRGMATGMAIMGFGGGAMVGAPLAAALMGHFATPDSVGVWQSFLVMAAIYFVFMIGGALSYRVPPTGWKPEGWTAPAKKASNAMITHRHVHVNVAWKTPQFRLVWLVLCLNVSAGIGILGMASPLLQEVFGGKLLGVDVPFGQLDAGQLASIAAIAAGFTGLLSLFNIGGRFFWASFSDYLGRKNTYFVFFALGFALYALIPNLGHLGNVSLFVAAFCIILSMYGGGFATVPAYLADLFGTQMVGAIHGRLLTAWAAAGVLGPVLVNYLREYQLSIGVERAAAYDITLYILAGLLVLGFICNLLVRPVADKYFMTDAELAAEQALGHDKGADASTSLEWKAAPGTVPLAIAAWLVVGIPLAWGVWVTLQKTAVLFH from the coding sequence ATGAGCACTAGCACTGCGGCAGCTTCAACTGCCGCACAGCCTGCGTTCCTGTCCAAGGAGCGCATCATCGCCAAGCCCGGCTTCAACCGCTGGCTGGTTCCGCCGGCCGCGTTGGCCATCCACCTGTGCATCGGCATGGCCTACGGTTTCTCGGTGTTCTGGCTGCCGTTGTCGAAAGCGCTGGGCGTCACCAAGCCGCTGGCCTGCGCGCCAGACATGAGTTTTATCGCGCAAATCTTCTCGTCCCAGTGTGACTGGCCCATCTCCATGCTGGGCTGGATCTACACCCTGTTCTTCATCTTCCTGGGCTGCTCGGCAGCGATCTGGGGCGGCTGGCTGGAACATGCCGGGCCGCGCAAGGCCGGCGTTGTATCGGCGCTGTGCTGGTGTGGCGGCCTGCTGATCTCGGCGTTGGGCATCTACACCCACCAGATCTGGCTGATGTGGATCGGCTCCGGGGTCATTGGCGGTATCGGCCTGGGCCTGGGCTACATCTCGCCCGTGTCGACCCTGATCAAGTGGTTCCCGGACAAGCGCGGCATGGCCACCGGCATGGCAATCATGGGCTTCGGCGGCGGCGCCATGGTGGGCGCCCCGTTGGCAGCGGCATTGATGGGCCACTTCGCCACGCCGGACAGCGTGGGCGTATGGCAGAGCTTCCTGGTGATGGCGGCGATCTACTTCGTGTTCATGATCGGCGGCGCCTTGTCCTACCGCGTTCCGCCAACCGGCTGGAAGCCTGAGGGCTGGACCGCGCCGGCGAAAAAAGCCAGCAACGCGATGATCACCCACCGTCACGTGCACGTGAACGTGGCCTGGAAAACTCCGCAATTCCGCCTGGTGTGGCTGGTGCTGTGCCTGAACGTGTCTGCCGGTATCGGCATCCTCGGCATGGCGTCGCCCCTGCTGCAGGAAGTGTTCGGCGGCAAGCTGCTGGGCGTGGATGTGCCGTTTGGCCAGCTGGATGCCGGTCAACTGGCGTCCATCGCGGCGATCGCGGCGGGCTTCACCGGTCTGTTGAGCCTGTTCAATATCGGTGGGCGATTCTTCTGGGCGTCGTTCTCCGACTACCTGGGCCGTAAAAACACCTACTTCGTGTTCTTCGCCCTGGGTTTTGCCCTGTACGCGCTGATCCCGAACCTCGGTCACCTGGGCAACGTGTCGCTGTTCGTGGCGGCGTTCTGCATCATCCTGTCGATGTACGGCGGTGGTTTTGCCACGGTTCCGGCTTACCTGGCCGACCTGTTCGGTACGCAGATGGTCGGTGCGATCCACGGTCGCCTGCTGACCGCCTGGGCAGCGGCGGGCGTCTTGGGCCCGGTGTTGGTGAACTATCTGCGTGAGTATCAGTTGAGCATCGGCGTTGAACGCGCTGCGGCCTATGACATCACCTTGTACATCCTCGCTGGCCTGCTGGTGCTGGGGTTCATCTGCAACCTGCTGGTGCGTCCGGTGGCCGACAAGTACTTCATGACCGACGCCGAACTGGCCGCCGAGCAAGCGCTGGGGCATGACAAAGGCGCCGACGCCAGCACGTCCCTGGAGTGGAAAGCCGCGCCAGGTACTGTGCCATTGGCGATTGCCGCCTGGCTGGTGGTGGGTATTCCGTTGGCGTGGGGTGTGTGGGTGACCCTGCAGAAGACGGCGGTACTGTTCCACTAA
- the hisB gene encoding imidazoleglycerol-phosphate dehydratase HisB encodes MAERKASVERDTLETQIKASINLDGTGKARFDIGVPFLEHMLDQIARHGLIDLDIVSKGDLHIDDHHTVEDVGITLGQAFAKAIGDKKGIRRYGHAYVPLDEALSRVVIDFSGRPGLQMHVPYTRATVGGFDVDLFQEFFQGFVNHALVSLHIDNLRGTNTHHQIETVFKAFGRALRMAVELDDRMAGQMPSTKGVL; translated from the coding sequence ATGGCCGAACGTAAGGCGTCCGTCGAGCGCGACACTCTGGAAACCCAGATCAAAGCCTCGATCAACCTGGATGGCACCGGAAAGGCCCGATTTGATATCGGTGTACCTTTTCTTGAGCACATGCTGGACCAGATCGCCCGTCACGGGCTGATCGACCTGGATATCGTCAGCAAGGGCGACCTGCATATCGACGACCACCACACCGTGGAGGATGTCGGTATCACCCTCGGCCAGGCGTTTGCCAAGGCCATCGGCGACAAAAAAGGCATCCGTCGCTACGGCCACGCCTATGTCCCGCTGGACGAAGCGCTGTCGCGTGTGGTCATCGACTTCTCCGGCCGCCCAGGCCTGCAGATGCACGTGCCCTACACCCGCGCCACCGTGGGCGGCTTTGACGTCGACCTGTTCCAGGAATTTTTCCAGGGTTTCGTCAACCACGCCCTGGTCAGCCTGCACATCGACAACCTGCGTGGCACCAACACCCACCACCAGATCGAAACCGTGTTCAAGGCTTTCGGCCGCGCCCTGCGCATGGCCGTGGAGCTGGATGACCGCATGGCCGGGCAAATGCCCTCGACCAAGGGCGTCCTGTAA
- the hisH gene encoding imidazole glycerol phosphate synthase subunit HisH yields MQTVAVIDYGMGNLHSVAKALEHVGAGKVLITSDADVIREADRVVFPGVGAIRDCMAEIRRLGFDSLVREVSQDRPFLGICVGMQALLDRSEENDGVDCIGLFPGQVKFFGKDLHEDGAHLKVPHMGWNEVSQTVDHPLWHDIPDLARFYFVHSYYIAAGNPAQVVGGGHYGVDFAAALAEGSRFAVQFHPEKSHTHGLQLLQNFAAWNGRW; encoded by the coding sequence ATGCAGACGGTCGCGGTTATCGATTACGGCATGGGTAACCTGCACTCGGTGGCCAAGGCCCTCGAACACGTAGGTGCCGGCAAGGTGCTGATCACCAGCGATGCAGACGTGATTCGCGAAGCCGACCGGGTGGTATTCCCCGGCGTTGGCGCGATTCGCGATTGCATGGCCGAGATCCGCCGCCTGGGCTTTGACAGCCTGGTGCGTGAAGTCAGCCAGGACCGTCCGTTCCTCGGCATCTGCGTGGGCATGCAAGCCTTGCTCGACCGCAGTGAAGAGAACGACGGCGTGGACTGCATCGGCCTGTTTCCGGGCCAGGTGAAGTTCTTCGGCAAGGACTTGCACGAAGACGGCGCCCACCTGAAAGTCCCGCACATGGGCTGGAACGAAGTCAGCCAGACGGTGGATCACCCCCTGTGGCATGACATTCCGGACCTGGCGCGCTTCTACTTCGTGCACAGCTACTACATCGCCGCCGGCAACCCGGCCCAGGTGGTGGGGGGCGGGCACTACGGTGTCGATTTCGCCGCCGCGCTGGCCGAAGGTTCGCGCTTTGCCGTGCAGTTCCACCCGGAGAAGAGCCATACCCATGGCCTGCAGTTGCTGCAGAACTTCGCCGCCTGGAACGGGCGCTGGTAA
- a CDS encoding DUF2164 domain-containing protein codes for MAKKPKLPLLNLTPEQESEATLKIKRFMEDRFELKLGSFEVAEILELFTNEVAPHYYNRAIFDAQTLLKERFESIESDLWSLEKP; via the coding sequence ATGGCCAAGAAGCCGAAGCTGCCGCTCTTGAACCTCACGCCCGAACAGGAGAGTGAGGCTACCCTCAAGATCAAGCGGTTCATGGAAGATCGCTTCGAGCTCAAGCTTGGCTCGTTCGAGGTCGCCGAGATCCTCGAACTGTTTACCAATGAAGTGGCGCCGCACTATTACAACCGGGCGATTTTCGATGCACAGACGCTCCTTAAAGAAAGGTTCGAAAGCATCGAAAGCGACCTGTGGTCGCTTGAGAAACCCTGA
- the hisA gene encoding 1-(5-phosphoribosyl)-5-[(5-phosphoribosylamino)methylideneamino]imidazole-4-carboxamide isomerase, producing MLIIPAIDLKDGACVRLRQGRMEDSTVFSDDPVSMAAKWVEGGCRRLHLVDLNGAFEGQPVNGEVVTAIAKRYPNLPIQIGGGIRSLETIEHYVKAGVSYVIIGTKAVKDPAFVAEACRAFPGKVIVGLDAKDGFVATDGWAEISTVQVIDLAKQFEADGVSAIVYTDIAKDGMMQGCNVPFTAALAAATKIPVIASGGIHNLGDIKSLLDAKAPGIIGAITGRAIYEGTLDVAEAQAYCDAYNG from the coding sequence ATGCTGATTATCCCCGCTATCGATCTCAAGGACGGCGCCTGCGTCCGTCTGCGCCAAGGCCGTATGGAAGACTCCACCGTGTTCTCCGATGACCCGGTGAGCATGGCTGCCAAATGGGTGGAAGGGGGCTGCCGTCGCCTGCATCTGGTGGACTTGAACGGCGCCTTCGAAGGCCAGCCGGTCAACGGCGAAGTGGTCACGGCCATCGCCAAGCGCTACCCCAACCTGCCGATCCAGATCGGTGGCGGTATCCGTTCCCTGGAAACCATCGAGCACTACGTCAAGGCGGGCGTGAGCTACGTGATCATCGGCACCAAGGCCGTGAAAGACCCGGCATTCGTCGCCGAAGCCTGCCGTGCGTTCCCGGGCAAAGTGATCGTGGGCCTGGACGCTAAAGACGGTTTTGTCGCCACCGACGGCTGGGCTGAAATCAGCACCGTGCAGGTGATCGACCTGGCCAAGCAGTTCGAAGCCGACGGCGTCTCCGCCATCGTTTATACCGACATCGCCAAAGACGGCATGATGCAGGGCTGCAACGTACCGTTCACCGCCGCGCTGGCCGCCGCGACCAAGATCCCGGTGATCGCTTCCGGTGGCATCCACAACCTGGGTGACATCAAGTCGCTGCTGGACGCCAAGGCCCCCGGCATCATCGGCGCCATCACCGGCCGTGCGATCTACGAAGGCACCCTGGACGTCGCCGAAGCCCAGGCTTACTGCGACGCCTACAACGGCTGA
- the hisF gene encoding imidazole glycerol phosphate synthase subunit HisF → MALAKRIIPCLDVDNGRVVKGVKFENIRDAGDPVEIARRYDEQGADEITFLDITASVDGRDTTLHTVERMASQVFIPLTVGGGVRTVQDIRNLLNAGADKVSINTAAVFNPEFVGEAAQHFGSQCIVVAIDAKKVSGPGETPRWEIFTHGGRKPTGLDAVEWAMKMEGLGAGEILLTSMDQDGMKNGFDLGVTRAISDALGIPVIASGGVGNLQHLADGVIEGHASAVLAASIFHFGEYTVPEAKAYMAARGIVVR, encoded by the coding sequence ATGGCGCTGGCCAAACGCATCATCCCTTGCCTGGACGTCGACAATGGTCGCGTGGTCAAGGGCGTCAAGTTCGAGAACATCCGCGACGCCGGCGACCCGGTGGAAATCGCCCGTCGCTACGATGAGCAAGGTGCCGACGAGATTACCTTTCTCGACATCACCGCCAGCGTCGACGGCCGCGACACCACGTTGCATACCGTCGAGCGCATGGCCAGCCAGGTGTTTATCCCGCTGACCGTGGGCGGTGGCGTGCGTACCGTGCAAGACATCCGCAACCTGCTCAACGCCGGCGCGGACAAGGTCTCGATCAACACCGCCGCCGTGTTCAACCCGGAGTTCGTCGGCGAAGCCGCGCAGCACTTCGGTTCGCAATGCATCGTGGTGGCCATCGACGCCAAGAAAGTCTCCGGCCCGGGTGAAACCCCGCGTTGGGAGATCTTCACCCACGGCGGGCGCAAGCCTACCGGCTTGGACGCGGTGGAGTGGGCGATGAAGATGGAAGGCCTGGGCGCCGGTGAAATCCTGCTGACCAGCATGGACCAGGACGGCATGAAAAACGGCTTCGACCTTGGCGTCACCCGTGCCATCAGCGACGCGCTGGGGATTCCGGTGATCGCTTCCGGCGGCGTCGGCAACCTGCAGCATCTGGCTGACGGCGTCATTGAAGGCCACGCCAGTGCGGTACTGGCGGCGAGTATTTTCCACTTTGGCGAATACACCGTTCCCGAGGCAAAAGCCTACATGGCGGCGCGCGGTATCGTCGTGCGCTAA
- a CDS encoding ABC transporter substrate-binding protein, translating to MFKHLLLALASTSILLTGSAHAEAPSGTALVLLTENFPPYNMAKNGKNFAKEDNIEGIAVDIVRETFNRAGISYNLTLRFPWERIYKLALEKPGYGVFVMARLPDREALFKWVGPIGPDDWVLLAKADSKIQLADLEQARRYKIGAYKGDAIAETLEKQGLNPLVVLRDQDNAQKLLDGQIDLWATGDPAGRYLARQVGVTGLKTVLRFNSAQLYLALNKQVPDEVVAKLQAALDQLRGEGVVDRIMAGYL from the coding sequence ATGTTCAAACACCTGTTGCTAGCCCTTGCCAGTACGTCCATCCTTCTGACGGGGTCGGCCCACGCCGAAGCACCGTCTGGCACCGCCCTGGTGCTGCTGACGGAAAACTTCCCGCCCTACAACATGGCGAAAAACGGCAAGAACTTCGCCAAGGAAGACAACATCGAAGGCATCGCCGTGGACATCGTGCGCGAAACCTTCAACCGTGCCGGCATCTCCTACAACCTCACTCTGCGTTTTCCTTGGGAGCGAATCTACAAACTCGCCCTGGAAAAACCCGGCTACGGCGTGTTCGTGATGGCTCGCCTGCCGGACCGCGAAGCCCTGTTCAAATGGGTCGGCCCCATCGGCCCGGACGATTGGGTGCTACTGGCCAAGGCTGACAGCAAGATCCAGTTGGCCGACCTTGAACAGGCGCGTCGCTACAAGATCGGCGCCTACAAGGGCGATGCCATTGCCGAGACCCTGGAAAAGCAGGGGCTCAACCCGCTTGTGGTGTTGCGCGACCAGGACAACGCGCAAAAGCTGTTGGATGGCCAGATCGACCTCTGGGCCACGGGCGATCCGGCCGGGCGTTACCTGGCGCGCCAGGTGGGGGTCACAGGCCTGAAGACCGTACTGCGCTTCAACAGTGCCCAGTTGTACCTCGCGCTGAACAAGCAGGTGCCGGATGAGGTGGTCGCCAAGTTGCAGGCGGCGCTTGATCAGTTACGAGGTGAGGGCGTTGTCGACCGGATCATGGCCGGTTACCTCTAG
- a CDS encoding Vps62-related protein, whose protein sequence is MNPLQFKDLLISFTSEFLPLWNDKGSGAHTAIGLWRPSNAADALGQFFSLGDVATNSYRNINQRRIVAVVSEADKLNGTALRPPDDYELVWKDTGSGARTDFSIWQPLAPEGYAAMGQVCGVGYEKPSRNAVRCVRADLVASAQPGQLIWSDKGSGAPNDFSAWTITPPDAAPGELHLAPGTFIGNARYTKPTLPAYTLRLALAAQLREPLPAPALTGYESPADQQIVSTPQVCELPWFSVKDPELSAIEQLQTSPIYRLERNDRHLLAGFGHNTATTSQPFMWTATKGEIGGHSRALASTSCVDLCNEWPPRYRTFELGFSANLEQVFSHTQRSAKGMEPCLTAGNHHLRSGEESRRGVPDPK, encoded by the coding sequence ATGAACCCACTGCAATTCAAAGACCTGCTCATCAGCTTTACCAGCGAGTTCCTGCCGCTATGGAACGACAAGGGATCGGGCGCCCACACCGCCATAGGCCTGTGGCGGCCCAGCAACGCCGCCGACGCGCTGGGCCAGTTTTTCTCGCTGGGGGATGTCGCCACAAACAGCTACCGCAATATCAACCAGCGCAGGATCGTCGCTGTCGTCAGTGAAGCCGATAAGCTCAACGGCACCGCGTTGCGCCCGCCGGATGACTATGAATTGGTCTGGAAGGATACCGGCTCAGGTGCCCGCACCGATTTCTCCATCTGGCAGCCGCTGGCACCGGAAGGCTATGCGGCGATGGGCCAGGTGTGCGGCGTGGGCTACGAAAAGCCCTCGCGCAATGCCGTACGTTGTGTCCGTGCTGACCTGGTAGCGAGCGCCCAACCCGGCCAATTGATCTGGAGCGACAAAGGCAGTGGCGCGCCCAACGACTTCAGCGCCTGGACGATAACGCCACCGGACGCAGCCCCCGGAGAACTTCACCTGGCGCCAGGTACGTTTATCGGTAACGCCCGCTACACCAAACCCACCCTGCCGGCCTACACCCTGCGCCTGGCACTGGCCGCACAACTGCGCGAGCCCCTGCCGGCGCCCGCCCTCACTGGCTACGAAAGCCCCGCAGACCAGCAAATTGTGTCTACACCGCAAGTGTGCGAGCTGCCCTGGTTCAGCGTAAAAGATCCGGAGCTGAGTGCCATCGAGCAACTGCAAACCTCCCCCATCTATCGCCTGGAGCGGAACGATCGCCACCTTCTCGCCGGTTTTGGCCACAACACCGCCACCACCAGCCAACCGTTCATGTGGACAGCCACCAAGGGCGAAATCGGCGGGCACTCCAGAGCCTTGGCCTCCACCTCCTGCGTCGACTTGTGCAACGAATGGCCGCCCAGGTATCGCACCTTCGAGCTAGGCTTCTCGGCCAACCTTGAGCAGGTTTTTTCCCACACCCAACGCTCGGCCAAAGGCATGGAACCATGCCTCACCGCTGGAAATCATCACCTACGTTCCGGCGAAGAAAGCCGTCGCGGCGTACCTGATCCAAAGTGA
- a CDS encoding trypsin-like peptidase domain-containing protein produces the protein MNIPHIALYGLLLASLPSTLMAAPTDFGEGLPNASPARLLTNARNEHSHWNGVGRIRNEAQTLCTATLLDTRGATGKSGPAYVLTSSHCLHRLNGAVQKDLPIKGSVSFNYFDDTLESIKTYPLKTLKWGSSQGMDLAIIELQAPLAALLKDGIAPLKLAEEVPADGNDILALTAPEWDTLHLSACVQQSSRELVEQPFVWRVTMKNQCEGVERGSFGGPLLDRATNTLFGILSTSTKGQPEERKCQRDAPCEVRDGHPSWHAETNYGSPTTFLNKCFTAGVLEADSEHCELFPTTTITFNNPEPIQQYFIKKSGSKGKDIVPRWNLTFTTNTPLYRYKATRRAIDCENPVHYSTPINADKAHITDAIGPQTGMHMLCIVGVESAEQQVTNGMMRNALTLAVELAEPGPARTPNLTISLDRLGLGAYTVIWNLAPPFMQRYTYKYGPAATTDCLRPAGFLPIPTPPASEDDEEPIELVYPLNDFPAMPPEKFAQVINVRNTPIKICTYAFDQADQPSTLRVDLLKPR, from the coding sequence ATGAATATCCCCCACATCGCCCTTTACGGCCTGCTGCTCGCCAGCCTGCCCAGCACGCTGATGGCCGCGCCCACTGATTTTGGTGAAGGCCTGCCGAACGCCAGCCCAGCGCGCTTGCTCACCAATGCCCGAAACGAGCACAGCCATTGGAATGGGGTCGGCCGCATCAGGAACGAGGCCCAAACCCTGTGCACCGCAACGCTTCTGGACACCCGGGGCGCCACCGGAAAGTCCGGCCCGGCGTATGTGCTCACCAGCAGCCACTGCCTGCATCGCCTCAATGGCGCAGTGCAAAAAGACCTGCCGATCAAGGGCAGCGTCAGCTTCAACTATTTCGACGACACCTTGGAGTCGATCAAGACCTACCCGCTCAAAACCTTGAAATGGGGCAGCAGCCAGGGCATGGACCTGGCGATTATCGAGTTGCAGGCCCCCTTGGCTGCATTGCTCAAGGACGGTATTGCCCCACTCAAACTCGCCGAAGAAGTACCCGCCGATGGCAACGACATCCTCGCGCTGACGGCCCCGGAATGGGACACGCTGCACCTTTCGGCATGCGTCCAGCAAAGCTCCAGGGAACTGGTGGAGCAGCCGTTCGTATGGCGGGTCACCATGAAAAACCAATGCGAAGGCGTTGAGCGCGGCAGCTTTGGCGGGCCATTGCTCGACCGGGCAACCAATACCCTGTTTGGCATTCTCAGCACCAGCACCAAGGGGCAGCCCGAAGAGCGAAAATGCCAGCGGGACGCCCCATGCGAGGTCCGTGACGGCCACCCCTCGTGGCATGCAGAAACCAATTACGGCAGCCCGACGACCTTTCTCAATAAATGCTTCACCGCCGGGGTACTGGAAGCTGACAGTGAGCACTGCGAGCTTTTCCCGACCACCACGATCACCTTCAACAACCCGGAACCGATCCAGCAATACTTCATCAAGAAATCCGGCAGCAAAGGCAAGGACATCGTGCCTCGCTGGAACCTGACCTTCACCACCAACACGCCGCTGTACCGCTACAAGGCCACACGGCGTGCCATTGACTGCGAAAACCCTGTGCACTACAGCACGCCGATCAACGCCGACAAGGCGCATATCACCGACGCCATAGGCCCACAGACTGGCATGCACATGCTCTGCATCGTTGGGGTCGAATCCGCCGAGCAACAGGTCACCAATGGCATGATGCGCAATGCCTTGACGCTGGCAGTTGAGCTCGCCGAACCGGGTCCTGCACGTACGCCTAACCTGACCATCAGCCTGGACCGGCTTGGCCTCGGTGCTTATACCGTGATCTGGAACCTGGCGCCGCCGTTCATGCAGCGATACACCTATAAATATGGGCCGGCGGCAACTACCGATTGCCTTCGTCCTGCAGGCTTCTTGCCGATTCCCACCCCGCCAGCGAGCGAGGACGACGAGGAGCCCATCGAGCTGGTGTATCCACTCAATGACTTCCCCGCCATGCCGCCGGAGAAATTCGCCCAAGTGATCAACGTCAGAAACACCCCCATCAAGATCTGTACCTATGCATTCGACCAGGCAGACCAGCCCTCGACCCTGCGGGTCGATTTGCTTAAACCGCGCTGA
- a CDS encoding Vps62-related protein → MDSLIFKDLLINFTSDFTPLWNDRGSGAQLSVSYWRPIPTEHFHGFHILGDFASSDYNSIVRNRIVAIVSDANGPDGTALRPPVDYQRLWSDTGTGADTHGAIWKPIAPEGYVALGMLCTLGYEKPLLSTMRCIRADLVIASYVGDMIWNDRGSGGDSDFSAWSVQPPKAASGELYFSSGTFIGVPSYEKPDIHINAHALRMQMPLEAFTPSPVPALANFNKPPSVEPSSVTYITRLPWFIVKDPNLQNHEQLRLSPEYRLERSDRFILVGFGHNTSSVTQAFDWTATHGESGGHSHTLSDTTLVEVGFEWQFSVFKNSIKFSAKFNNSVTHTKTSSIGWSTTTSLKVTAVVPSQKAVAVYLIQSDYRLLRRDNGQISTSISYTDGNSVYWSEFPPTPEREVTVSCTPIEQPPSLE, encoded by the coding sequence ATGGACTCGCTGATCTTCAAAGATTTGCTGATCAACTTCACCAGCGACTTCACCCCACTGTGGAATGATCGGGGCTCCGGCGCCCAACTGTCGGTCAGCTACTGGCGGCCGATTCCTACCGAGCATTTTCATGGCTTTCACATTCTCGGGGACTTCGCCAGCAGCGATTACAACAGCATCGTGAGAAACCGCATTGTCGCGATAGTGAGCGACGCCAACGGGCCTGACGGCACTGCCCTGCGCCCGCCCGTGGACTACCAGCGCCTCTGGAGCGACACCGGCACCGGTGCGGATACGCACGGCGCCATCTGGAAACCCATCGCCCCAGAGGGCTACGTGGCGCTCGGCATGTTATGCACCCTCGGTTATGAAAAGCCGTTATTGAGCACCATGCGATGCATCAGGGCTGACCTGGTGATCGCGTCCTATGTCGGCGACATGATCTGGAACGACCGGGGCAGCGGCGGCGACAGCGACTTCAGTGCCTGGTCCGTTCAACCGCCGAAGGCCGCATCCGGGGAGTTGTACTTCTCATCCGGCACCTTCATCGGTGTGCCCAGCTACGAAAAGCCGGACATCCACATCAACGCGCACGCGCTGCGCATGCAGATGCCGCTGGAAGCTTTCACGCCTTCCCCGGTGCCAGCACTTGCCAACTTCAACAAACCACCCAGTGTCGAACCCAGCAGCGTGACCTACATCACGCGCTTGCCATGGTTCATTGTGAAAGACCCAAACCTGCAAAACCACGAGCAGCTAAGGCTGTCACCTGAATACCGCCTGGAGCGGTCTGATCGTTTTATCCTGGTCGGGTTTGGCCACAACACCAGTTCGGTGACACAAGCCTTCGATTGGACGGCCACTCACGGCGAAAGTGGCGGGCACTCCCATACGCTCTCTGACACAACCCTCGTCGAAGTGGGCTTCGAGTGGCAATTCAGCGTATTCAAGAACTCGATAAAGTTCTCCGCCAAGTTCAACAACAGCGTCACCCACACCAAGACATCCTCCATTGGCTGGAGCACAACCACGTCCCTGAAAGTGACCGCCGTAGTGCCCAGCCAAAAAGCCGTGGCGGTGTATTTGATCCAGAGTGATTACCGCCTGCTACGCCGAGATAATGGGCAAATATCCACGAGCATCAGCTATACCGACGGCAATAGCGTGTATTGGAGCGAATTCCCGCCGACGCCAGAACGTGAAGTGACTGTGAGCTGCACGCCCATCGAACAACCGCCCAGCCTAGAGTGA
- a CDS encoding divergent polysaccharide deacetylase family protein yields MRFALIIAVLCSLAGVAHAAPASESHKAYLTLIIDDLGQNLPRDRRVLALPGPVTTAIMPDTPHAAEFAREAHKAGKIVILHMPMDPATGPFAWHPELPIEELGKRLDAAFKAVPYTAGINNHMGSRMTAQPAAMAWLMAELQRRNKFFVDSRTSAQTVAAAEAQKIGLASVSRDVFLDDERTEAAITTQLQTAIKLAHKQGSAVMIGHPYPQTLAVLERELPKLKAQGVDWIDIKLMISVRSNQAMAGHGKDGTYRPAR; encoded by the coding sequence ATGCGTTTTGCCCTGATCATCGCTGTGCTGTGCAGCCTGGCCGGAGTCGCTCACGCGGCGCCGGCCAGCGAATCGCACAAAGCCTACCTGACCCTCATCATCGACGACCTCGGGCAAAACCTGCCCCGGGATCGTCGTGTGCTGGCCCTGCCTGGGCCGGTGACCACGGCGATCATGCCCGACACGCCCCACGCCGCCGAATTCGCCCGCGAAGCCCACAAGGCCGGCAAGATCGTCATCCTGCACATGCCCATGGACCCAGCCACCGGCCCGTTCGCCTGGCACCCCGAGCTGCCCATCGAAGAGCTCGGCAAACGCCTGGACGCCGCGTTCAAGGCCGTGCCCTACACCGCCGGCATCAACAACCACATGGGCAGCCGCATGACGGCGCAACCGGCAGCCATGGCCTGGCTGATGGCCGAGTTGCAACGGCGCAACAAGTTCTTTGTCGACAGCCGCACCAGCGCACAAACCGTGGCCGCCGCCGAAGCACAGAAGATCGGCCTGGCCAGCGTCTCGCGGGACGTGTTCCTGGATGACGAGCGCACCGAAGCGGCCATCACCACGCAATTGCAGACCGCAATCAAGCTGGCCCACAAGCAGGGCTCGGCAGTGATGATCGGCCATCCGTACCCGCAGACCTTGGCGGTGCTGGAGCGCGAGCTGCCCAAGCTCAAGGCCCAGGGCGTCGACTGGATCGACATCAAGCTGATGATCAGCGTGCGCAGCAACCAAGCCATGGCTGGGCATGGCAAGGACGGCACCTACCGCCCCGCTAGATAA